The following are encoded together in the Glycine max cultivar Williams 82 chromosome 8, Glycine_max_v4.0, whole genome shotgun sequence genome:
- the LOC102663985 gene encoding uncharacterized protein, which yields MMKIRKIVSRRVGIHEVLIPKTKSHVVRKAKKGACIEPTKDVPYPLVPSRKEKEHYFARFLDIFNELEITIPFGEAPQQMLLYAKFLKELLTKKDKYINNESIIVEENCCAMLLKTPSKVQWPRKCDHPFLNRGISVGKTLIDLGASINLMNLSMLKRIGNIELKPTYMTLQLADQSIKRPHVIIEDVLVKVQEFTFLVYFVIMDIKENVEVTLIFERPFMLTAKYVVDMKNGNLEMCVDDQKFTFNLFDMMKHLNDHKSCFRVEE from the coding sequence atgatgaaaataagaaaaattgtcTCAAGGAGGGTGGGTATTCATGAGGTCTTAATTCCAAAAACCAAGAGTCATGTAGTGAGAAAAGCTAAGAAGGGAGCATGTATTGAGCCTACCAAGGATGTACCTTATCCTTTGGTCCCTTCAAGGAAGGAGAAAGAGCACTACTTTGCAAGATTTCTTGATATTTTCAATGAGTTGGAGATCACAATCCCCTTCGGTGAAGCTCCCCAGCAAATGCTACTATATGCAAAGTTTTTGAAGGAGTTGCTAACGAAGAAAGACAAGTATATTAATAACGAGAGCATCATTGTGGAGGAAAATTGTTGTGCGATGCTTCTAAAGACTCCTTCCAAAGTTCAATGGCCCAGGAAGTGTGACCATCCCTTTCTCAATAGAGGAATTTCAGTGGGAAAAACTCTTATTGATTTAGGTGCAAGCATCAACCTAATGAATCTTTCTATGCTCAAGAGAATTGGCAACATAGAGCTCAAGCCAACCTACATGACTCTTCAACTTGCAGACCAGTCCATCAAAAGACCACATGTCATCATTGAAGATGTTCTTGTAAAGGTTCAGGAATTCACATTTTTGGTTTATTTCGTCATAATGgacataaaagaaaatgttgagGTAACCTTGATCTTTGAACGACCATTTATGCTCACCGCTAAATATGTTGTTGACATGAAGAATGGTAACTTAGAGATGTGTGTGGATGACCAAAAGTTTACCTTTAACCTTTTTGACATGATGAAGCACCTCAATGATCACAAATCTTGCTTTAGAGTGGAGGAATGA